The window GACACGGTCTTGCCTGAGCCGGATTCGCCCACCAGGGCGAACTTCTCCCCGGGTGCTATGGCAAAGCTCACGCGGTCCACCACCACGGTATCGCCGAAGCGCACCGTCAGGTTATTGACTTCCAGCAGCGCGGCGCTCATGCCTTCCTCCGTACATCCAGGGCATTGCGCAGGGCATTGCCGATATTGGTCAGCAGCAGCAGGGTCACGGTGAGGACCACGAAGGTGGACAAGGCGATCCACCAGGCATCGAGATTGTTCTTGCCCTGCGCCAGCAATTCACCCAGGCTGGGCGTGGACGGCGGCACGCCCAGGCCGAGGAAGTCCAGGCTGGTCAGCGCCAGGATGGCGGCGCTCATGCGGAATGGCAGGAAGGTCACCACCGTGGTCATGCTGTTGGGCAGGACGTGACGCCAGATGATGAGGCGATCCGGCAAGCCCATGGCGCGGGCCGCCTGGATGTATTCCAGGTTGCGGTTGCGCAGGAAATCGGCGCGCACGTAATCCGACAGGCTCATCCAGCCGAACAGCGACAGCAGCACCAGCAGCAGCCCCAGGCTGGGCTGGAAGATCGACGAGAAGATGATCAGCAGGTACAGCTCCGGCATGGAGCCCCAGATCTCCAGCAAGCGCTGGGTGAACAGATCGGTACGCCCGGCGAAGTAGCCCTGCACCGCCCCGGCGGCCACGCCCAGCACCACACCGATGAAGGTCAGCGCCATGCCGAACAGCACCGAGACGCGGAAGCCATAGAGCAGGCGCGCAAACACATCGCGGCCGCGGTCATCGGTGCCCAGCCAGTTCTCGCTGGAGGGGGCGGCCGGGTTGGGCTGCTTGGCGAAGTAGTTGAGAGTGTTGTAGCCGTAGCGATTGGGCGGATAGAGGACCCAGTTGCCGTCCTTGCGCAGTTGCGCCTGGATGAAGGGGTCGAGGTAGTCCGCCGGCGAATCGAAATCGCCGCCGAAGCTCTTGTCGGAATAATCCTGGACGATGGGGAAGATCAGCTTGCCCTGGTAGCGCGCCATCAGGGGCCGGTCATTGGAAATCAGTTCCGCGCCCAGGCTCAGCACGAACAGAAGGGAAAACAGCCACAGGCTCCAGTAGCCGGCACGGTCAGCGCAAAAGCGCAGCCAGATCCGGCGGCCGGGCGAGATCGAGGGGGCCGGGGAAGTGGTCGTGCTCATTTGGCCAGGCTTTCGAATTGGACGCGTGGATCGGCCCACACATAGCAAAGATCCCCCACCAGCTTGACCACCAGGCCGATGAGGGTGAACAGGTAGAGCGTTCCCATGACCACCGGGTAGTCGCGCCGGATCGCCGACTCATAGGCCAAGAGGCCCATGCCGTCCAGCGAGAACAGGGTCTCGATCAACAGGCTGCCGGCAAAGAAGGACGCGATGAAGGCCGAGGGGAAGCCGGTCACCAGGGGAATGAGCGCATTGCGGAACACGTGCTTGTACAGCACCCGGCGCTCGGAGAGGCCCTTGGCGCGCGCGGTGAGCACGTATTGCTTGCGGATTTCCTCGAGGAAGGTATTGCGGGTGAGCATGGTGATGACGGCGAAGGACCCGATCACGGAGGCCGTCACCGGCAAGGTGATGTGCCACAGGTAATCGGTGATCTTGCCCATCAGCGAGAGGCTTTCCCAGTTGTCCGAGGTCAGTCCGCGCAAGGGGAACCACTGCACGAAGCTGCCGCCGGCAAACAGCACCAGCAGGAACACGCCCAGCACGAAGCCCGGAATCGAATAACCGACCAGCACCAGCCCGGTGGTGGCCGTATCGAAGCGCGTACCCTCGCGCACCGCCTTGGCAATGCCCAGCGGCACCGAGATCAGGTAGCTCAACAGGAAAGTCCATAGTCCGATGCTGATGGAGACGGGCAGCTTGGATTTGACCAGCGTCCAGACATCGCCATGATGGTAGAAGCTCTTGCCCAGATCGAAGGTGAGGAAGCCCTTCAACATCGTCCAGAAGCGCTCCACCGGCGGCTTGTCGAAACCGTAGAGCTGCTTGATCTCGGCGATGCGCTGCTCGTCGATGCCCTGCCTGCCGCGATAGGCCGAGGCCCCGCTGGCGGCGCCGCCACCGGAGGCTTCACCACCGCCGCCACGCCCTTTCATCTCCAGCATGGCCTGTTCCACCGGGCCGCCCGGCACGAACTGGATCACCGCAAAGGTGATGGCCACCACGCCAAAGAGCGTGGGGATCATCAACAGCACCCGCTTCACTATGTAGGACCAGATATTCATGCCTGCCACCATCCTCGTTCAAGCCCGGCGCTGCCGGCCTTTGCCTTTGCCGTTGCCTCTGCCCTTGTATTGCAGCTCGTCGTCATCGTCCCTTCTCCTCCCACCAGGTGCTGATCACGTAGGGATCGGCCTGGTAATACAACGGCGCCACCTGGGGAATGCCGAAGCGGTTCTGGTAGGCGATGCGGTGCGTCGAGGAATACCAGTGCGGCACCACGATGTACTTGTGCAGCAGCACCCGGTCCAGGGCGCGCGCGGCGGCCGTCAGCTTGACGCGGGTGTCGGCCGCGATCACGGTCTGCACCAGCTGGTCCACCACCGGGTCCTTCAGGCCCCAGGCGTTGTTGGAGCCTTTTTCATCGGCTGCGCGGGAGCCGAACATGTCCAGCAGTTCATTGCCGGGACTGCTGGTATCGGGGAAGCGGATCGAGGTCATGTCGAAATCGAAATCTTCCATGCGCTTGGCCACCAGCGCGTAATCGGCGCTGCGCTGGACCACGTCGATGCCCAGCGTGCGCAGGTTGCGGGCGAACACGCTGATGACGCGCGACATCGAACTCTGGTCATCGAGGATTTCAAAGGATAGCGGCACGCCCTGGGCGTTGCGTACCGCGCCATCGCGATAGACCCAGCCTGCCTGCGCCAGCAGTTCGCGCGCCTGGCGCAGGTTGGCGCGCAGCGACGACGGGGGATTGGTCGACGGTGGCACCGGCGCCGGACCGAATACCGCCGGATCGATCTTCAGGCCCTTGGCCTGCAAGGACTTCAGCAGGGCCAGCTCATCGCCCTGCGGTTCGCCCGTGGCGGCCAGGTCGCTGTTGTTGAAGAAGGAATAGATGCGGGTGTACTGGCCGTAGAACAACTGGCGGTTCATCCATTCGTAATCCAGCGCCAGCCCGATGGCCTGGCGCACGCGTACGTCCTTGAACTGGTCGCGCCGCAGGTTCATCACGAAGCCCTGCATGCCGGCGCCGTTGGAGTGCTTGAATTCTTTCTTGATGATGCGGCCATCGCGGAATTGCGGGCCGGTATAACTGCGCGCCCAGTTCTTGGCGCTGTATTCCACCACCACATCGAACTCGCCAGCCTTGAAGGCTTCCAGCCGCGCCAGGTCATCCTTGTAGAAACGGTAGACGATGCGCTCGAAGTTGAACATGCCGCGTCGCGCCGGCACGTCCTTGCCCCAGTAATCAGGATTGCGCTTGTAGGTGATGCTGCGGCCAGTGTCGTAGCGTTCGATCAGATAGGGGCCGGTGCTGATGGGCGGGGTCAGCTGGATCTGGTCGAAGGGCGTGCCCTGCGCCCACTTCCGCGAAAACACCGGGACGCTGGCGACGATCAGCGGCAGCTCATGGTTGCTGCTGGCGAAGTCGAAACGCACCGTGGACGCATCCACCACCACGCAAGCCTTGACGTCGGCAAAGACCGACTTGTACTGCGGCGCGCCCTTGGCCATCAGGGTGTCGAAGGAATACTTCACGTCGGCGGCGCTGACCTTGTCGCCATTGTTGAAGCGCGCCTTGGGATTGAGGTGGAAGGTCATGGACATGCGATCCGGGGCCAGTTGCATGTCGTCGGCCAGCAAGCCATAGACGGTCGCCACCTCGTCACCGGAAGACACGGCCAGGGTCTCGAACATCAACTGGTCCAGCCCGGCCGCGGCAACGCCCTTCATCGACATGGGATTGAACTTGTCGAAACTGGTGCGACGGTCGGGATTGGCCAGGTAGAGCGTGCCGCGCCGGGGCGCGTCGGGGTTGACGTAGTCGAAATGGCTGAAGCCGGGACCGTAACGGGGCGTGTCGTACAGGGAAAAGGCGTGCTCGGCGCGAGCGGGGGCTGGGGCGTGGGCCAGCACCGTGGCCAGCAGGCAGGAAAGGAGAAACTTGTGCTTCTTCAGGGGCTTGACCATGCGTTTGTCTGTCTGCGCTCAAAGCGTTGATGTCATGGGGCAGGCAAAGCCATGCCTGCCAGCGGAAACGAGTCCGATCGGCGCATTGTAAAGAGTGGAACGATTACAGGGAAGCAATTAAAACGCCTGTGAAGGCGGGAGGAAGCATCCATGAAGTATCAATGCAGTATCAATGAATCCCCCGCCAAGCGCCGGCAAAGAGGCGGCCCATCCCGCCACCCTGCCCAGCCTGGCAGGGCGCAAAGGTTGCCGCGCCTGCCGCAAGCCCCTACAATCCGGGTCTGTCCCAGCCCGGCGACCGCCCCCTGCGCGGCGCCGCTAACATCACCGGCCGCGCCGCGCCTGCTTCTGCCCCGCAGAGAAGCGCACTACGCGGCGGACCACACGGAGTCAACATGGCATTTCTGCAAGGCAAAAAAATCCTGATCACCGGCTTGCTGTCCAACCGTTCCATTGCCTACGGCATCGCCCAGGCCTGCAAGCGCGAAGGCGCCGAACTGGCCTTCACCTATGTGGGTGAGCGCTTCAAGGACCGCATCACCAAGTTCGCCGAAGAATTCGACAGCAAGCTGGTCTTCGACTGCGACGTCGGCAGCGATGAGCAGATCAATGCCCTGTTCGCCGACCTGGGCAAGTCCTGGAGCCAGCTCGACGGTCTGGTCCACGCCATCGGCTTTGCGCCCTCCGAAGCGATTGCCGGCGATTTCCTGGAAGGCTTCTCGCGTGAAGGCTTCAAGATCGCCCACGACATCTCCGCCTACAGCTTCCCGGCCATGGCCAAGGCCGCCATGCCGCTGCTGTCGTCCAATGCAGCCCTGCTGACCCTGACCTACCTGGGCTCGGAACGCGTGGTCCCCAACTACAACACCATGGGCCTGGCCAAGGCTTCCCTGGAAGCTTCGGTGCGCTACCTGGCCGAATCGCTGGGCCCCAAGGGCGTGCGCGTCAATGGCGTCTCGGCCGGCCCCATCAAGACCCTGGCCGCCAGCGGCATCAAGGGCTTCGGCAAGATCCTGGGCGCCGTGGCCGCCACCGCCCCGCTGCGCCGTAATGTGACCATCGAAGACGTCGGCAATGCCTCGGCCTTCCTGCTCTCCGACCTGGCCTCGGGCATCACTGGCGAGATCACCTATGTGGATGGCGGCTTCTCCCGCGTTGTGGGTGGAATGGCTGAATAATCAAGCACCACCCACAATAAAGAGACAGTTTCTTGAAATAGCTTCGTGCTAATTTCGAGCTTTTCAGGTATGATTCGCCTTGTGCATTGCAATAACCAATGCGCAGGCGAATCGGACGTGAAATCTGTCCTGCAGAGTTTCCAGCCGTATCCGCCCAAGCAGCTTCGCAAGCCTTACCTGTCATAACGACAAGTTCCCAGTAAAAGCCCCCCGCCCCTGGCATCCCTTGATGATGCCGTCCCGGCGCAAAGCTTTTGTGCCGAAATTTCTTTGTATTTTTCATAGTCATTTCGTCGGTTGGCGTTGCTTTTTTTCGTTCAGGCACTCGATGCCCGGCGCGCTTGCGTGCGCCCGTCTCGTGCCTGGCGTTCACTTTCACGAAAGAGATTATGACTTTTGAAGCACTCGGCCTGAACCCTTCGATCATCAAAGCCCTGACCGAAGCAGGCTATACCTCCCCGACCCCGGTCCAGGAAAAAGCCATCCCCGCCGCCATCAGCGGCCAGGATCTGCTGGTGTCCTCGCAGACCGGCTCGGGCAAGACCGCCGCCTTCATGCTGCCTTCGCTGCACCAGCTGGCAGACCTGCCGCCGGCGCCGCAAGCAGCCCGTACCCCCAACCAGGAACGCCAGGCCAGCCGCGCCCGTGGCGAGCGTCCGCGTTACCAGCCGGCACAGCCGAAGATGCTGGTGCTGACCCCGACCCGCGAACTGGCCCTGCAAGTGACCACCGCCACCGACAAGTACGGCGCCTACATGCGCCGCGTGCGCGTGGTGTCCATCCTGGGCGGCATGCCGTATCCGAAGCAGATGCAACTGCTGTCGCGCAACCCGGAAATCCTGGTGGCGACCCCGGGCCGTCTGATCGACCATATGGAGTCCGGCAAGATCGATTTCTCGCAACTGCAGATCCTGGTGCTGGACGAAGCTGACCGCATGCTGGACATGGGCTTCATCGACGACATCGAAAAGATCGTCGCCGCCACCCCGGCGACCCGCCAGACCATGCTGTTCTCGGCCACGCTGGACGGCGTGGTTGGCAACATGGCCAAGCGCATCACCAACAATCCGCTGACCATCCAGATCGCCAGCTCGTCGACCCGTCATGAAAACATCATGCAGCGCGTGCACTTCGTGGATGACCTGTCGCACAAGAATCGCCTTCTGGATCATCTGCTGCGCGACACCAGCATCGACCAGGCCGTGATCTTCACCGCCACCAAGCGTGACGCCGACACCATCGCCGATCGCCTCAACATCGCCGGTTTCGCTGCTGCCGCACTGCATGGCGACATGCACCAGGGCGCCCGCAACCGTACCTTGAACAGCCTGCGCCGCGGCCAGGTGCGCATGCTGGTGGCCACCGACGTGGCTGCCCGCGGCATCGACGTGCCGGGCATCACCCACGTGTTCAACTACGACCTGCCCAAGTTCGCTGAAGACTACGTCCACCGCATCGGCCGTACCGGCCGTGCCGGCCGCAATGGCGTGGCGATCTCGCTGGTGAACCACGCCGAAGGCATGCAGGTCAAGCGCATCGAGCGCTTCACCAAGCAGACCATTCCGGTCGATGTGGTCGAAGGTTTCGAGCCGAAGAAGTCGGCTGCTCCGCGCAGCCCGCGCAAGCCGGGCGGCTGGCGTCCGGGTGATGGCCGCAGCAACAACGGCCCGCGTTACGGCGCCGGCAACCGCGAAGGTGGCGGTCATCGCGAAGGTGGTTTCGGCGGCAATCGTGAAGGTGGCCATCGCGAAGGCGGTTTCGGCGGTAATCGTGAAGGCGGCTACAACCGCGAAGGCCGCAGCTTCGGCGGCGCCAAGCCGGGCAACGGCCCGCGTCGCGAGGGTGGCGGCGGTGGCGGCTACAAGGGCAATGGCGGCGGTTTCCGCGCCGACGGTCCGCGCCGCTCCTACGGCGATCGTTGATCGCTGGACGCTGTCCTGATGTTGAAAAGCCGCTTCCTCGGAAGCGGCTTTTTCTTGGGCGGGATCATCGACATCTGATCATGCCAGCAGCCAATGACCATTGCGCTTGATTTCGTCATGCATGGCGTCGGGTGCAAGATCCAACTCGCCGGGCCAGGTCACTACACCTTCGATCAAGCGGACCTGGTTGAACTGGGCCTGATCCTTCAAGGATGCAAAGACTCCCCTAAAAAAGCTTGGGAGAAAGCTGACCCGACCTTCCACCCCATCCCTGAAGCGAACCTGCAACGCATATTCACCGCAAAGTTTGACTTCCACTACGTCCCATTGCATGGCGGATGCCCCTCAGGTAAATCGGTTCAATCCGATTTGGCTTATTCCCTCCCGCGGGCCATTTTACAAGCATCGCGGAGCGACTGCGATTCCCTCCAGCCGCAGAACGAACTCAAGCGGAACACTGCCCTCCCTGCCCCGCCTGCAAAGCTCGCACGTTATCGGCAATGGCCTGCACCGCCTGTCCCACCGCCTTCTGCGTGGCGGCCACTACATCCGCATTGGCGCTGCCTGCCACGCGCTCGACCACCGTCAGACGGCAAGCCGCGCTGCGGCGGTCGTCGGAGCGGGTGATGGTCCAGCCGAAGCTGGCCTGGACCTGGCCATTGCGCATGGCGTCGAAATCGCGCAGTTCGACGTTGATGCGATAGCTGGGCTGGTCCGCCGGACGCCCGCCGCGCGAGACATCGATGGCGCCCAGCCTGGCCGCCACCCCCGCCGCCAGTGCATCGCGCAACTCATTGTTGAAGGGCGAGGACCAGCGCTCCTGCTCCAGCACATCCACCCGCGTGGCATCGCTGCGCACCACCAGCTGCGGTCGCGCCAAGCGCTCGGGCACAGCCACCGGCATGACTTCGATGAAGGTCTGCGGCCCCTGGGCGGCGCTGCGTGCGGTCGCGCCTGCGTCGGTGGGGGCGGCCAGGGTGTAGAACTGCGTGGGCGGGGTGCTGCCGCAGGCGGTCAGCAGGCCAGCGGCCAGCGCCGCTGCGCCCAGGGTCTTGAGGGAAAGGCTCTTCATGGCTTGCATCATGGCTCCTGTTTGCCCCGGATCAGCGATTCCGGATGCTGTTGCAGGTAATCGGTGAGGATACGGATCGAGGCCGCGGCCTTGGACAGTTCCTGCATGGTCTGGCGGATGTCCTGCTGCAGCGGTGCGTCGTCCGACAGCGTGCGCTCGGCTGCATTGAGGGTCTTGCGGGCATCCTTCATGGCCGCCTGCATCTCGGGCGCGATATCGTTGTTGATGCGCGCAGCGGTCTGCTCTGCGGTGGACAAGGTCTTGTTCAAGGTCTTCAGCGTAGTCTGCAGATCACGGCCGATCTCGTCGAAGGGCACCTTGGAAAGCTTGCCGGCGATATCCGAGAGCTGCTGCTGCAATTCATCCAGGCTGCCCGGGATGGTGGGCAGTTCCAGCGGCGTCTTGTCTGGATCGATCTGGGCCGGCTTGGCCTTGGGGAAGAAATCGATCGCTACATACAGCTGGCCGGTCAGCAGGTTGCCGTTGCGCAGCTGGGCGCGCAGGCCGCGCTTGACCAGCGTGCGCAGCAGATGCGCATTGGAACGGCGTTGCTCGCCGGTCTCTTCCTGGAAGCGGCGGCCCAGGCGCTCGGGATAGATCTGCACCACCACCGGCATGCGGAATTCGCCGCGCGCCTTGTCATACTCGACGCCAATGCTCTTGACCTCGCCCAGCACCACGCCGCGGAAGTCCACCGTAGCGCCCGGCTGCAGGCCGCGCAGGGACTGGTCGAAATACAGCAGCGCAGTCTGCGGCACGCCGTCGGGCTCCTTCATGGCGGCGCTTTCATCTTCCACCAGCGCATACTCGGCGCCTTCCTTGGCGGGTGCGCTCACGCGGTCCTCATCACGGTCACGGAAGGCGATGCCGCCCAGCACCACGGTCGCCAGCGCCTGGGTGTGCAGCTTGAAGCCGCTGGCGTTGAGCTCCATGTCGAAGCCGCTGGCATGCCAGAAGCGCGAAGTCTGGGTGACGAACTTGTCATAGGGCGCATTGACGAAGATGCGCAAGGTCACGCCACGACCATCGGCATCGAGGTCGTAGGCCACCACCTGGCCCACCTTGATGCGGCGATAGAAGATGGGCGAGCCGATGTCCAGTGAACCCAGATCATTGGTATGCAGCACGAACTGGCGGCCGGAAGCGTCGCGTGTGACGATGGGTGGCTGTTCCAGGCCGACGAAGCTCTTCTTGCTCTGCTCGGAGGCGCCAGGATCAGCGCCGATATAAGCGCCCGACAGCAGCGTGCCCAGTCCCGAAATGCCCGAGGCTGCAATGCGCGGACGCACCACCCAGTAGCGCGTGTCTTCGGCATCGAAACCGGCGGCTTCCTTGTTGAGCTGGATGCCCACCAGCACGTGCGAACGGTCCGGGGCGAGTTTCAGGGTCTGCACCTGGCCGATTTCCACATCCTTGTACTTGACCCGCGTCTTGCCCGCCTCCAGCCCTTCGGCGGAGCGGAAGGTCACCGTGACCAGGGGGCCGCGATCGATCAGGATCTTGGCTACCAGCGAGAGGCCGACCACAGCGGCGATGATGGGAATGAGCCACACCAGCGATGGCAGCCAGTTGCGCTGGCGCGTGCGGCGGGGCTGCAGCAGCGCCGGCTTGTCCTCGGGGGTGTCAGGTGGAGTCATGCGGGTTCCTGTTTCTTGTTGGCAGGGGGAGTCGGGTCGGCATCGTCCCAGATCAGGCGTGGATCGAAGGCCAGCGAAGCCAGCATGGTCAGCACCACCACCGCACCGAAGGCGGCGATGCCGATGCCGGCGTGGATATTGGCAAAACCATGGATCTTGACCAGCCCGGTCAGCACCGAGACCACGAAGACGTCCAGCATGGACCAGCGGCCGATGGCCTCGACCAGGCGATACAGCTTGGCGCGTTGCAGGCGCTGCCAGCGGCTGCGGCGGCGCGCCGAGAACACCAGGATGCCCAGCGCCACCAGCTTGAACAGCGGCACCAGGAAGCTGGCCACGAAGACCACCAGCGCCAGGCCCCATTCGCCCGAGGTCCAGAAATAGATGACGCCGGAGAGGATGGTGTCGCGCTGCTCGTCGAAGAGCGTGCGGGTGACCATCACCGGCATCAGGTTGGCCGGGATGTACATGATGCAGGCCGCGATCAGCAGCGCCCAGGTGCGGGTCAGGCTGTCGATCTTGCGTACGTGCAGTGGCGCGTGGCAGACGCCGCAGCGTTCACCGGCCTGCGCATCCTGCCAGACCGTGCCGCAGTGATGACAACCGATCACGTCCAGCGACGCGGCCTGCTGCACCGGCAGGTCTTGCGCGCCGTCCTCGGCCAGGCCGGCGGAGGTGGCGGCGGAGGTGGATGCAGGGCGGCTCACGGACGGACCTCGCCGCTGCCCTGGTGCTGCTCCCACAGATGCCAGAGATAGCGCGGGTTGAACGACACCACCACCGTCAGCAGCACGGTCAGGCCGCCGAAGGACCACAGCGCCGGGCCGGGAATGACCTCGGCGATATTGGAGAGCTTGATCAGCGCCACCAGGATGCCCAGCATGAAGACTTCGATCATGCCCCAGGGGCGCGCGACCTGCATCAGCCGCAGCAACAGCACGAAGCCGGGCGGGCGCTGGCGGCGCGAACCCGGCATGAGCAGATAGAGCAGCACGAAGAGCTGGATCATGGGAAACAGCAAGGTCGTGGCCAGCACCAGCAGCGCCACTTCCGACATGCCGTCGCGGGTGAGCGCTACCACCGCACCCATCAGCGTGGTATCGGCCGACAGGCCCTGCAGCTCGATGGTCACGATGGGAAACACATTGGCGATCACGAACAGGATCAGCGCGCCGATGGTCAGCGGCAGCAGGTGCTCCAGCCTGCGTCCGGTGTCGCGCTCGAGCTCGGCGTGGCAGCGCAGGCAGCGGGCCACCTCGCGCTGGCCCAAGGTGGGGCGCTGGTAGACGGCGTCGCATTCTTCGCAAACGATCAGGTCCGGACGTTTCTGCATGGATGAGGATGGCTGGAGGCGCAGGGCGCTCTGCGGTTCGCTGTGGTTTTATGTTGTGTTGTGATGACCCGGCAAGACCGCAACGGCCATTGCCGGGCTTCGGTTGGAGCGCATTCTCTGGCCGGCGTTCCATCACGACAGGCCCTGTGCGGCGGCCGGACGCAAAATAAATGACTCACTGGTTATTAATTAGCAGCGATTGTAGCAACAAATTGCCGGGACTCTGGCAGAGTTTTATCTGGCTTTTCCTTCGCCCGGCCAGATAGCGCTTGACAAGATCGCCGTCGATCTTCTACATTGAACAGATGACTTCCGCAGCAACATTCTCCCTACGCCACAACAGCGCCAGCGCCCTGCTAGCGTTGCTACCGGTGTCGCTACTACTAGCCTCGCGCTAAAATCCGTATTTCCTGCCGTACCCGCTGATTCCACGCGATCCGGCAAACCCAATCAAATCCAGCAGCACCGGCAGTAAAACCAGGCAGTGACGCGCCAGCCGTACCGAGCCGACGTCGCAGCCCTATCAGGCGAAGCGATCATGCATTCGAAGACCAGCACAATCCGCACTCCGCGCCGGCAGCCATGCCAGCCAGCCCGCGCGCGGCGGGAGACGCCGCCTCTGGCTCTATGACGGGTTGTCTGGCCACGCGCCCGTGGCAGCCAGGCAACCCGATCCGCCACATCTGACGCACTCAAGCATTGCAGCAAGTCCAGCATCCCAGCAAATCCGAAGACTAAGAGGTCCATCATGATGTTAAGCAACCCCGCCGCCAAATACCGTCCCTTCCCGGCCATTGACCTGCCCGACCGCACCTGGCCCAGCAAGGTCATCAACACCCCGCCGATCTGGATGAGCACCGACCTGCGCGATGGCAACCAGGCCCTGATCGAACCGATGAACGCCGAACGCAAGCTGCGCTTCTTCGAACTGCTGCTGAAAACCGGCCTGAAAGAAATCGAAGTGGGCTTCCCCTCGGCCTCGCAGACCGACTTCGATTTCGTGCGCAAGCTCATCGTCGAGAACCGCATTCCCGATGACGTGACCATCATCGTGCTGACCCAGTCGCGTGAGGAACTGATCCGCCGCACCATCGAATCGCTGGAAGGCGCCAAGAAGGCCATCGTCCACCTGTACAACTCGGTGGCTCCGGCCTTCCGCAAGATCGTCTTCAACATGTCGCGTGAAGAGATCAAGAACATCGCCGTCACCGGCACCCGCCTGGTCAAGGAACTGACCGATGCGCGTCCTGGCACCGAATGGCGCTTCGAATACTCGCCCGAATCCTTCAGCACCACCGAACTGGATTTCTCCAAGGAAATCTGCGACGCCGTCTGCGAAACCTGGGGCGCCAGCCCGGAACGCAAGGTGATCCTGA is drawn from Herbaspirillum seropedicae and contains these coding sequences:
- a CDS encoding PqiC family protein: MQAMKSLSLKTLGAAALAAGLLTACGSTPPTQFYTLAAPTDAGATARSAAQGPQTFIEVMPVAVPERLARPQLVVRSDATRVDVLEQERWSSPFNNELRDALAAGVAARLGAIDVSRGGRPADQPSYRINVELRDFDAMRNGQVQASFGWTITRSDDRRSAACRLTVVERVAGSANADVVAATQKAVGQAVQAIADNVRALQAGQGGQCSA
- a CDS encoding extracellular solute-binding protein, translating into MVKPLKKHKFLLSCLLATVLAHAPAPARAEHAFSLYDTPRYGPGFSHFDYVNPDAPRRGTLYLANPDRRTSFDKFNPMSMKGVAAAGLDQLMFETLAVSSGDEVATVYGLLADDMQLAPDRMSMTFHLNPKARFNNGDKVSAADVKYSFDTLMAKGAPQYKSVFADVKACVVVDASTVRFDFASSNHELPLIVASVPVFSRKWAQGTPFDQIQLTPPISTGPYLIERYDTGRSITYKRNPDYWGKDVPARRGMFNFERIVYRFYKDDLARLEAFKAGEFDVVVEYSAKNWARSYTGPQFRDGRIIKKEFKHSNGAGMQGFVMNLRRDQFKDVRVRQAIGLALDYEWMNRQLFYGQYTRIYSFFNNSDLAATGEPQGDELALLKSLQAKGLKIDPAVFGPAPVPPSTNPPSSLRANLRQARELLAQAGWVYRDGAVRNAQGVPLSFEILDDQSSMSRVISVFARNLRTLGIDVVQRSADYALVAKRMEDFDFDMTSIRFPDTSSPGNELLDMFGSRAADEKGSNNAWGLKDPVVDQLVQTVIAADTRVKLTAAARALDRVLLHKYIVVPHWYSSTHRIAYQNRFGIPQVAPLYYQADPYVISTWWEEKGR
- a CDS encoding DEAD/DEAH box helicase, translating into MTFEALGLNPSIIKALTEAGYTSPTPVQEKAIPAAISGQDLLVSSQTGSGKTAAFMLPSLHQLADLPPAPQAARTPNQERQASRARGERPRYQPAQPKMLVLTPTRELALQVTTATDKYGAYMRRVRVVSILGGMPYPKQMQLLSRNPEILVATPGRLIDHMESGKIDFSQLQILVLDEADRMLDMGFIDDIEKIVAATPATRQTMLFSATLDGVVGNMAKRITNNPLTIQIASSSTRHENIMQRVHFVDDLSHKNRLLDHLLRDTSIDQAVIFTATKRDADTIADRLNIAGFAAAALHGDMHQGARNRTLNSLRRGQVRMLVATDVAARGIDVPGITHVFNYDLPKFAEDYVHRIGRTGRAGRNGVAISLVNHAEGMQVKRIERFTKQTIPVDVVEGFEPKKSAAPRSPRKPGGWRPGDGRSNNGPRYGAGNREGGGHREGGFGGNREGGHREGGFGGNREGGYNREGRSFGGAKPGNGPRREGGGGGGYKGNGGGFRADGPRRSYGDR
- a CDS encoding ABC transporter permease — translated: MSTTTSPAPSISPGRRIWLRFCADRAGYWSLWLFSLLFVLSLGAELISNDRPLMARYQGKLIFPIVQDYSDKSFGGDFDSPADYLDPFIQAQLRKDGNWVLYPPNRYGYNTLNYFAKQPNPAAPSSENWLGTDDRGRDVFARLLYGFRVSVLFGMALTFIGVVLGVAAGAVQGYFAGRTDLFTQRLLEIWGSMPELYLLIIFSSIFQPSLGLLLVLLSLFGWMSLSDYVRADFLRNRNLEYIQAARAMGLPDRLIIWRHVLPNSMTTVVTFLPFRMSAAILALTSLDFLGLGVPPSTPSLGELLAQGKNNLDAWWIALSTFVVLTVTLLLLTNIGNALRNALDVRRKA
- a CDS encoding intermembrane transport protein PqiB; protein product: MTPPDTPEDKPALLQPRRTRQRNWLPSLVWLIPIIAAVVGLSLVAKILIDRGPLVTVTFRSAEGLEAGKTRVKYKDVEIGQVQTLKLAPDRSHVLVGIQLNKEAAGFDAEDTRYWVVRPRIAASGISGLGTLLSGAYIGADPGASEQSKKSFVGLEQPPIVTRDASGRQFVLHTNDLGSLDIGSPIFYRRIKVGQVVAYDLDADGRGVTLRIFVNAPYDKFVTQTSRFWHASGFDMELNASGFKLHTQALATVVLGGIAFRDRDEDRVSAPAKEGAEYALVEDESAAMKEPDGVPQTALLYFDQSLRGLQPGATVDFRGVVLGEVKSIGVEYDKARGEFRMPVVVQIYPERLGRRFQEETGEQRRSNAHLLRTLVKRGLRAQLRNGNLLTGQLYVAIDFFPKAKPAQIDPDKTPLELPTIPGSLDELQQQLSDIAGKLSKVPFDEIGRDLQTTLKTLNKTLSTAEQTAARINNDIAPEMQAAMKDARKTLNAAERTLSDDAPLQQDIRQTMQELSKAAASIRILTDYLQQHPESLIRGKQEP
- a CDS encoding microcin C ABC transporter permease YejB — protein: MNIWSYIVKRVLLMIPTLFGVVAITFAVIQFVPGGPVEQAMLEMKGRGGGGEASGGGAASGASAYRGRQGIDEQRIAEIKQLYGFDKPPVERFWTMLKGFLTFDLGKSFYHHGDVWTLVKSKLPVSISIGLWTFLLSYLISVPLGIAKAVREGTRFDTATTGLVLVGYSIPGFVLGVFLLVLFAGGSFVQWFPLRGLTSDNWESLSLMGKITDYLWHITLPVTASVIGSFAVITMLTRNTFLEEIRKQYVLTARAKGLSERRVLYKHVFRNALIPLVTGFPSAFIASFFAGSLLIETLFSLDGMGLLAYESAIRRDYPVVMGTLYLFTLIGLVVKLVGDLCYVWADPRVQFESLAK
- the fabI gene encoding enoyl-ACP reductase FabI: MAFLQGKKILITGLLSNRSIAYGIAQACKREGAELAFTYVGERFKDRITKFAEEFDSKLVFDCDVGSDEQINALFADLGKSWSQLDGLVHAIGFAPSEAIAGDFLEGFSREGFKIAHDISAYSFPAMAKAAMPLLSSNAALLTLTYLGSERVVPNYNTMGLAKASLEASVRYLAESLGPKGVRVNGVSAGPIKTLAASGIKGFGKILGAVAATAPLRRNVTIEDVGNASAFLLSDLASGITGEITYVDGGFSRVVGGMAE
- a CDS encoding DUF2442 domain-containing protein; the protein is MQWDVVEVKLCGEYALQVRFRDGVEGRVSFLPSFFRGVFASLKDQAQFNQVRLIEGVVTWPGELDLAPDAMHDEIKRNGHWLLA